From Streptomyces durmitorensis, a single genomic window includes:
- a CDS encoding DUF6528 family protein: MSGMSLPSRRGVLLSALGAGIGAGLPLASASSAAASGGVPRGTPPVLLTEQATQHILVLDPRRRVWDREADPSVVRWAFSPHGDARYKDLRPEDSWVYPSESKVRGLKGRTYVLTTASFGFVAVVDYPSGRRYWGTAIGPGDDLFNPHSAEILPDGNVAVACSTGALVRLYAASQGPRASRYAEAELKGAHGLHWDGGREVLWAIGDDELVTYEVGGTRARPELTRRSSVGLPIGTPGKTPGGHDLFPVAGRPDRLWVTTNASVFQYDIRGGVFVQDFAGAAEISRKSVKGVGNDPRTGQVITTVPESGLEETWWTTKVGVHQPQSEYKLVGGGIYKARWFLPR, encoded by the coding sequence ATGTCCGGTATGTCATTGCCGTCCCGTCGGGGTGTGCTGCTGAGCGCTCTGGGCGCCGGGATCGGGGCGGGGTTGCCGCTGGCCTCCGCGTCGTCCGCCGCCGCCTCGGGCGGTGTACCCCGGGGCACCCCGCCCGTACTCCTCACGGAACAGGCGACCCAGCACATTCTCGTACTCGATCCGCGGCGCAGGGTCTGGGACCGGGAGGCCGATCCTTCCGTGGTGCGGTGGGCGTTCTCGCCGCATGGGGACGCGCGGTACAAGGACCTTCGGCCCGAGGACAGCTGGGTGTATCCGAGCGAGTCGAAGGTGCGCGGACTCAAGGGGCGTACGTACGTCCTGACGACCGCGTCCTTCGGTTTCGTGGCCGTCGTCGACTACCCCTCGGGCAGGCGCTACTGGGGCACGGCGATCGGCCCCGGCGACGACCTCTTCAATCCGCACAGCGCGGAGATCCTGCCGGACGGCAATGTCGCGGTGGCGTGCAGCACGGGTGCTCTGGTCAGGCTGTACGCGGCGTCGCAGGGGCCGCGAGCGTCGCGGTACGCCGAGGCGGAGCTCAAGGGCGCGCACGGGCTGCACTGGGACGGCGGGCGCGAGGTGCTGTGGGCCATCGGCGACGACGAGCTGGTCACGTATGAGGTGGGCGGCACGCGGGCCAGGCCCGAGCTGACGCGTCGGTCCTCGGTCGGACTCCCGATCGGGACACCGGGCAAGACCCCCGGCGGCCACGACCTCTTCCCCGTGGCGGGGCGTCCGGACCGGCTCTGGGTGACGACGAACGCGTCCGTCTTCCAGTACGACATCCGGGGCGGGGTCTTCGTGCAGGACTTCGCGGGGGCCGCGGAGATCTCCCGGAAGTCGGTCAAGGGCGTCGGCAACGATCCGCGGACGGGACAGGTCATCACCACCGTGCCGGAGAGCGGGCTCGAGGAGACCTGGTGGACGACGAAGGTGGGCGTGCATCAGCCGCAGAGTGAGTACAAGCTGGTCGGCGGCGGGATCTACAAGGCGCGGTGGTTCCTGCCGAGGTAG